The stretch of DNA ATGAAGCGGCCCGCATCGATCAGTTCGGCGGCGCGGGTTTGGAATTCGGTGTCGTGCAAGATGGAAGTTCGCCGGAGGAAGTCGAGGTGGAATCTGCCGATTCTAGCGGCACCGGCGGGCCGATTCAAAATCGCAGGGAGAAGGCTGCTTCTCGCCCGGTCGACTCCCTGCTCTTGCGGAAGGACGCTTCAGTGGTTGTGGTGCATCCCGGACAGGTCCTGAGGCATGGGGGCGTCGGGCGTGGCGAGCACGAAGCCCCAACGTGATTCGGTGAAGCCGGAGAGCCCGACCAGCAGGGAGTGGAAATCGAATCCGCTTTCGCTGGCCTTGAGGCCGCGATTGACCATCAGTATCCCCAGGATCAGCACGATGACGCCGGAGAACCGGACCAGCTTGGGTTTCAGGCCGGCCGAGATGAGCGCGGCGAACCAGCCGAAGCTGAGCATCACCGGCAGCGTGCCCAGGCCGAAAAAGAACATCAGGAGGGCGCCCTCGACCGGGCTGCCGGTGCCCGCGGCCATGATGTACATGGCTTGCAGCGGGCCGCAGATGATCATGAGGCCGTTGAGCAGGCCGATGACGAAAGGGCTGTGGGACTGCCTCGACTGTGTGCCGATGAAACGCAGCAGGAAGCCTGGGGTCTTGATCTGGAAATGGCTCAAGGCCGGCACCCAGCGCAGCATCCCCAAGCTGAACAGGATCAGGAACAGGCCGGCGGCGATGCCGATGGCTCCCCGAAGCACCGGCGAAAAGGAAAAAATCGATCCGATCAGGCCGAAAACCGCTCCGATGGTCGTGTAGGACAGGGTCTTGCCCGTGCCGTAAAGCAGGTGGGATAGGGGGGATGGTTTGCCGCCGCTGCCGGGTTGGGTGGCATAGGCCAGCACCAGCGCCCCGCACATTCCGACGCAATGGAAACCGGTCAGAAGACCGGTCACAAACAGCAGCCAGTAGTTCATGTCGCGCCCGAGCGTCGGCATCTGGGCCAGAGCGCCCATGCGTTCGTCCAGGAAGAGGATCAGGATGACTCCTAAGATACCCAGGACAATCGCGCCCGGGCGTCTGAGCCAGGCGGAAGGACTCGCGATGGACTGTCGGTTCGCTGCGTTGGTCGAGTTCATGTTTCCGATCGGGTTGTGGTACGGACGAGGTGTGAGGACAGCCAAGAGGCCTCGGAAATTATAAGGCGTGCAGATTTTCTGCCAGTTTGTTCGGCGTCAAATCCGGCCGGATCCTCGGGCCTTGGTGAGAAGGGGGAAAGGACCGTGCCGCAAAAGTGCGTGATATCACACAGATAGCCTGTGTGATACGCCATGCCTGCGCGTGTTCCCGCGCCGCGGCTGCACCGCCGATGCTTGTGAATCAAGCAGCTAAGCACTGGGCACGAATGTTGAAAAAGATTGTTTCGTCGCAGCATTCATTCTCATCAAGAGCGAGGCGAACATGAAAAACTCCCAGCTAGCCCATGTGAAACCCATCGAAAAGCCGAAAACGGTCCGCGCGCGGAAGCAGGATGCGCCGATCGGACCGCTGTTGATCGGCACCGGCCTCGCGTTCGCTTCATTGATCCTGGTGCCTGCGATTGCCACTCAGGTCGGCCTGGGAACCAGTCTGACCGGTGCTCTCCGAATCGCCCTCATGAAAGCTTCCAGCCGCGCCATTCGCGGCTCGGGCGACGGTGCCGAAGCTGCGACCATCAGCTTCAGCTGTCACTGAATTTCCGTCCTCCGGCCGGCCATGCCGGCGTAGACTCCGCAGGCCGTGCAAACCGCTGCGGAGCTTTTTATTATCTGCCTAGATTGATTGATTTTTCGTAAGAGACATCAAGGAGACGATGGATGGACACCGAACCGCGTGTTTGTGACTTGTGCAGTCTGCCCGTGATTCCGCCGGGCTTTCCGCTGAATACGACCAGCGGGCTCAAGGTCTTCTGCTGCGAAGGCTGCCAGGGCATTTACAGGATGCTTCACGAGGCCGACATCCTCGTCGAGGCTGCCGCCAGCCACGCGGAAGGGCCGGATTTACCTCATTCGAACAAATGACCGATAATCAGGGTCGGCTCTCGATCGCTCCGATGGGTGGGGCGTCGGAATGTTTGGCACAGTCAGCGAGGAACTAGATCATGGCTCATGTACACGGCGGGAAGACGATGGCGGAAGCGGCAATGGGCGCGGGGGCGGCGAGGGCGATGGAGCATGGGATGGGGCCCATGATGGCCGGCATGGAGGGCATGATGAATCACGGCGCAATGCAGGGCGCTCGCCACCTGGTCCAGTCATCGCACAACGTTGCCGCGGTCGCCAAGGGGGCGGCGGTAGGCGCCGCCGCGACGGCGGGGACGCATGCCGGCCGCTCGCTGTTCAAGCGGGTGTTCACCCATCCCCTGGTGCTGTTCGGCCTCGGCATGGCCGCAGGCTATTACATTCACAAATATCGCAAGGAGATCATCGGCTCGGCCATGAGCATCGCCGAGGGCGGCAAGGATTTCGTCCTTCAGCAGAGGGAAAATCTCGAGGATCTGCTGGCGGAACGCCAGGAAGGCTCCGAGCGCGGTGATACCTGACACGGTGGGCAAAAACGTACCGGCTGATCGCTATCGTCAGGTCTTGAGACCATGTCACTGAAAAAACAGATTATTTTGCGCTATAGCGGTGCCGGCCATGTGCGTTTCGATCTGCCGGCGGAGCTCTGCGAGGCCTCGGCGCGCGCTCAAATCGAGTCCGCTTTGCGTGCACTCGACGGCGTTTACCGGGTGAGCTTGTCGCCGGGCAGCCGCAAGCTCTCGGTACGATTCGACATCGCCGTGTGCGACCTCAAGACCATCGGGCGGCGGCTGGCCCAGCTGGTCGATGCCGGCGTCGGGCAGGCCGGTCGGGTTCAGGGTGCCGTGAGCGTCTCGGTGGGCCGGCCTCTCGGTTGGCTGCGCCAAAAAGCGCAGGAGGCCGGCGAGACCCTGGCGGCCATGAAAATCGTCGCCCGGCGGACCATGAAAAATTCGCCCAAGCTGCTGACGCCGGCGCGGGAAAGAGGATTCATAGAATTTTTCAACGACGTGCTGGTGCTCTATCTCATCAAGCTGCATTGGCACCTGATCACCCAGCACTGGCTCCGACAGCCTCTTCGCTATCGCTATGAATGGATGGCGGTGTTCTACATGATTTTCCTTCTGGTCCGGTCGCGGCGTCCCCGTAATGTCTGACGTTGCGGGTTCGGGGATTTCCACCCCTCGCGCCACGCCGGCGCCATTTGCCCATGCCTGGCCCCATCTCGAAGTCGTGCATGCCTTGCGGCGGCGCGTCCGGATCCAGGCGCCGGCGCTGCGCAAGGATCCGGAACGCTGCTACCTGTTGCAGATCCTGCTGCTCAAGCACTCCGGGGTGCGGTCGGTACGCGTCGCGGCGGACCTCGGTTCGGTGGCGATCCGCTTCAACCCGGATCAACTGCCGCGCGCGAACCTGCTGCAGGTGGCGGATCACCTGATCGCGAGCCTGGGGCGCCGCAAGCAGGCGCCGGAGGCGCTCGGCGGCGCCGGCAGTGAGGGGGGGCCGGTGCGCGAGTGGCAGTTCGCGATCGAAGGGATGACCTGCGTGTCCTGCGCGCTGCTCATCGAGATGATGTTGAAACGGCAGCCGGGCATCCGCGACGTCTCCGTCAATTTCGCCACGGAAACCGCCACTGTCCGGGCCGTCCTCAGCCGCGACGCCGTCATGGCCGCCATCGCGCGGATCGGTTATCGGGCGCAGGCGGCCGACAGCATCGTCCAGCGCAAACTCATGGTGGCACGGGAAGCCGAGCGTCTGCGGCAGGCGCGCCGCCAGGCTCTGGTATCGGCGCTGCTCAGCGCCCCCGTCGTGGTGCTCGGCATGGTCATGCCGCACGGCCGCGTCTGGGCTTGGCTGAGCGCCATCCTGACGACGCCGGTGGTACTCGGCAGCGGCCGCTCTTTTTTCTCCAAGGCATGGAGACTGGCGGCCCAGGGGACCGCCAACATGGATTCGCTGGTGGCATTGGGGGTCGGTGCCGCCTATGGTTCCAGCGTCGCGGCCTTGCTGACTCGGCGCGGTGAACTTTATTTCGAGGCCGCCGCCGCCATCGTGAGTTTCGTGCTGTACGGCCGCTATCTGGAGGAAACCACCCGCGGCCGTGCCCATGAAGCGATCCGGCGCCTGCTCGACCTGCAACCCGCCACCGCCACCCTCCTCAGGGACGGCGAGGAATTCGAAGTGCCCGTCGAATCCCTGAAGGTGGGCGAGGTGGTGCGCGTGCGTCCGGGCGACCGTTTGCCGACGGACGGCGAAGTGCTTGCCGGCACGTCCGGCGTCGACGAATCCATGGTGACCGGTGAAAGCGTTCCCGTGATCAAGCGGCCCGGCGACCGGGTGATCGGCGGCTGCGTCAATGGCACCGGGGCGCTCCAGGTGAGGGTCACGGCGGTCGGGGAGGATACGGTGCTGGCCGGCATCATCCACATGGTGGGACAGGCGCAGTCGTCGAAACTTCCGATCCAGAAGACCGTGGATCGGGTGTCGGCGGTGTTCGTGCCGACGGTGCTGGTGATTTCGGCCGGCACGTTCATCGGCTGGACCTGGCTTGGCGCCCCGGTTGCCAGAGCATTCGCCAACGCCATCGCGGTACTGCTGATCGCCTGTCCCTGCGCGCTCGGGCTGGCGACGCCGGCAGCCATCATGGTGGGAACGGGACAGGCTGCCCGCAAGGGCATTTTCATCCGCAATGGCGAAAGCCTGGAGATGGCGTCGAAGCTGACCGCCGTCGTGTTCGACAAGACCGGCACCATCACCGAGGGCAAGCCCGAAGTCACCGACATCGTCCGGTTTTCGCGGCTCGGAGAACCCCGCTTGCTCGGCCTGGCGGCGGCGGCGGAAATCGACTCCGAACATTTCCTGGCGCGAGCCATCGTGCGCAAGGCACAGGAGGCCGGCGCCGATTCCCTGGTTTCCCAAGAATTCGACAGTGTGCCGGGACGGGGGATCCGGGCCCGGATTGATCGCCGTGAGGTACTGATAGGCAATGCCGAATGGCTGGCGGAGGCCGGCATCGACCTTGCCGCTGCCCTGCAGGCGGCTTCGAGCCTGGCCGAGCAAGGCAAGACGCCGGTTTTCATGGCGCTGGACGGCAAGCTCGCGGCGGTTTTCGGCATTGCCGACCGCCCCCGTGAACTCGCGCGGACTGCCATCGAAAGGCTGCAGGACCTGAACGTCCGCACGCTGATGGTGACCGGCGACGTGGAGGCGGCCGCGCAACACATCGCGCAGCAGGTGGGCATTGCCGAGGTGACGGCCCGTGCCCGGCCCGAGCAGAAGCTGGAGATCATTCGCGCCCTGCAGGAGCAGGGAGAACGGGTGGGCATGATCGGCGACGGCGTCAACGATGCGCCCGCGCTGGCCGCGGCCGACGTGAGTTTCGCCATAGGTAGCGGCACCGACGTGGCGATCCAGACCGCCGACATGATCATCAGCCAGGGCGATATCAGCCGGGTCGCGGACGGCATGGCGCTCAGCCAGTTCACACTGCGGGTCGTCCATCAGAATCTTGCCTGGGCGTTCGGCTACAATACGATCGCCATCCCGCTCGCAGTCATGGGGCGGTTGAGCCCGATGATCGCGGCGGGCGCCATGGCGTTCAGCTCGGTGTCCGTGGTGTTGAATTCCCTGCGCTTACAGCGGCAATAAGCCGCGTCCAGTTGTCCTCATGGCGCGATTCATCCGTGGATCGCCCATCGTCCTGGGCCTTAGCCCTTTCCGATTTTTTCCGGCCGTTCTGAATAGGGAATGCCTCTTCGGAGGCCATCGGACGCCGTCATGGGATTCGAAACTGATTCGGAGACTGTGGGTGTTATGGTATATTTTGTTGCAAATATGCCTATGGTGAGGAATCACATGTTGTTACGAATTCTTGGCGGGCTGGCGCTGGCCTTGATGCTATCGGCGGGAAGGGTCGCCACGGCCGACACCGGCACGGAAGCTGCGCGCATGGTGGTGGACAAATTGAACGGCGCGCTCATCGATGTGATGAAAAATGCAAAACAACTGGGTTATCAAGGACGTTACAAGAAACTTGACCCCGTGGTGCGAGAGGTTTTCCAGTTCGAAGCCGTGGCCCAGATCGCCTTGGGTTCGCACTGGAAGACGCTGAGCGACGAGCAGAAGCGGGAATTCGTGAAAAAGCTCACGGAACTGAGCATCGCCACCTACGCCGCCCAGTTCAACAGCTATGGCGGCGAACAGTTCCAGTACGATTCGGATCAGGTGGTCAAACCCGACCGTGTGGTCGTCCGCTACAAAATGGTGATTCCCAAGGAGACTCCCGTGAAGTTCGATTACATGGTCAATCAGTTCGACGGGAAGTGGGAGATCATCAACATCGTCGTCGATGGCATCAGCGATTTGGCGCTGAAAAAGGCCCAGTACACCAGCGTCATCGACCGTGAAGGCTTCGATGTACTGATGACCAAGCTGACCCAGAAAATTACGGACTACGCCAACAACGACAATAACTCCAAGAGCTGAGGCCATTACGGAAAATGGGCAACAAAAAAGGCATCCCGCGGGATGCCTTTTTTTTTGCGTCTGTCGAAACGGGCTTTCAGTACAGCGGTTCCCGATAGAACATCAGGAAGTTGCCGATGATGAACATGGCCAGGATCGACAGGAAGCCGGCGACGTGCCCTTCGTCGAACCCGCCTGCGGTCCTCGAAGAGGACGCGGGCGCCGCTGCCAGCCTCAGTTCCAGCCAGCGTCCACTGGCGACGACGACCGCCAGCAAACCCATCGCGGTGTGCGTCGACTGGATCAGATATTCGCTCTTGAGCTCGAACTCCGCGTGCGAGTGGGTCAGCAGCAGGATGCCGCCGAACGCGCTCAGCACCGGGAACATGTAGCGTAGCCGATCCGCATCGGGCCGGGTCCGGGCGCGCAGTTCGAGGACCCCGAGCAGAAACGCCAGCAGTGTCGCGATGCGGTGCTGGAACACCTCGCCGTTGCCGAAAGTGCTCTCCCAAAAGCCGATGGGACCGAGCGGCCAGGTTTCCGCATCGCTGCGGAAGAACAGGAAGATGCTCAATCCGATGAAGCCCACCGGCCAATAGTGTGTCCAGCGGAAACGCCCCGTGTAGGACAGCATCGCCACCAGGCACATGCCGGTGAGAAAAATGCCGGAGATGTTGTGGTTGTAGTCCGACCACTCGGTGGCGGCGACCGACGGGACTTTGTCCACCACGGCGACTCGGCCCGCTTCCCCGGCCAGAAGCTGCTCGTGCGTCGGTGAGCTGATTTTCGGCAGGCGCGGCGCGAACATGTAGGCCACCTCGGAGACGGTCGCGGTGGTGTCCTTGATGTCCACCGATGGCGGCTGGGAAGACAGCGTCGCGGCGACGAACAGCACGCCCACCAGGACGAAGGTCTCGGCCTCGATGAAATAGGGCACTTTGCCGGTCAGGTCGGCCGAGGCACCACGCAGCTTCCATTCCTTCCCCGCCTTGTGGTTGCGGTAGGCGAAATAGAGCGCGCCGCCCATCAGCGCAACCTTGGTCGCCACTAGGGCGCCGTAACCGGTGCCGAACAGCCCGTCCAGCGAGCCGATGTATTCGACGGCCAGAGGCAGGCCGGTGGAAAGCAGCAGCAGCACGGAGGCTGCGCCCAGCCAGCCGAAGCGCGTGATCGCCAGCGGCCAGAAGTGGTGCGCCGCCTGCTCCGATCGCCGGGTATGCCACAGAAACAGAAGCTGGGCGACGCCGCCGAACCAGACCGCGGCGGCCAGCTGGTGGATTACCGTCATGACCATGAGTTGTTCGCGGTGCTCGAAACGCCCGACGCCATGGACCAGCCAGGCGCCGCTGATCACCAGCGGCACGGTCAGGACGGCCGCGGTGTTCCAGGCGGGGCGGTTGTGGGGCGCGGCGCTGAGCTGCACCGCCAGGTAGACGAACCCGCACGAGAGAACGAAGCGAAGCAGGCCGGCGATGAACTGCACCGTGCCCAGGTAGGCGCCGAGAGGGAAATCGCCGAGCGTCGCGGCGAGCAGCAGGCCCTTGATCAATAGCTTGGTGCCTTGCATGGCGGCCAGCGTGATCGCGCCGCCTTTCAGTATGCGGACACAGATGGCGACCACCGGTTCCGGCGCGCTGACGCCGGCCGAGGATCTGTCCCAAATCCGCAGAATCCAGGCCGCCCAGATCAGGCTGCCGACGATCAGCGCATAGCTGATGAGCATCAAGCCGCCGAGGAAATCATCGATGAAATTGGCCAGGCCTTGTAGGAACATGTGTTGTACGACCTCGAACTAGGGGTTGTCGACGCGGAACCGGATCACGTTTTCGGTGAAGTGGCCGTCTGCCGCGAACACCTTGTATTTCAGCGCATAATCGCCGGGTTCCAGCGGGGGGATATCGACCAGCATCTCGCCCGCCTTCTTGCCGTTGGCGATGTTGACCGGGTGGAACACGTCGCCCTTGCTGACCAGAAAGACCCGCGACAGGGCGAGTTCGACCCCGGAGTTGAAAAACAGCACCACCTTGGTCGGATGGTTGGCCTTCACCGGGTGGCTGGTCAGCGAGGATTCGGTGACGACGGCATGGCTCCAGGCCTTGGGAGTGAGCGCGAGCAGGCACAGGGCGACCGCCGGCATGAGCCGTCCGGATCGTTTGATGGTACGTGGGAACATGGCTACCTGGCGTGTGTAGGTGAAGGGTCAGCCGGCCTTGGCTTTCAGGGCGTGGCTGGTCAGGTTCTTGCCCAGGTCCCAGATGGCGCCGGGGACCTTGTGGCAATCGGCGATGACCGCATCCATGGCCTGGAGTATCCAGTCGGCGTCCTTCTGGCCGATCACCAGCGGTGGCAGGAACTTGACCACGTTCATGCCATGCCCCGCCACCTGGCTCAGAATGCGGTGAGTCTTGAACAGCGGAATGGTGATCATCTGGCTGAACAGCCCCTTGTTGGCGGTTTCCAGCAGGCTCCAGGCGGCCTTGAGCGAAAAGCTGCGGGGGGCGCCGAACTCGACCGCGATCATCATGCCTTTGCCGCGCACCGCATGCAGCAGCTCGTAACGGTCGGCCATCGCCCTGATTCCGGAAGTGATCCGGTCGCCGATCCGCGCCGCATTTTCGACCAGGCCTTCCTCGTCGATGACGTCGAGAGTGGCGATGCCGGCCGCCATCGCCATGTTGTTCTTGGAAAACGTGGAGCCGTGCACCACGGCGCGATCCATCCGGTTGAACACGGCTTCCATGATGGGCTTCTTCATGGCGACGGCGCCGACCGGGATGAACCCGCCGGAGAGCGCCTTGGCCATCAGGATCATGTCGGGTTCGACGCCCCAGTGTTCGATGGCCCAGAATTTCCCGGTGCGGCCGATGCCGGTCTGGATCTCGTCCGCGACGAATAGCGTGCCGTGCTTCCGGCACAAGCGGGCGGCCTCGGCCAGGTAGTCGTCGTCGGGCAGGTTGACGCCCTTGCCCTGGATCGGCTCGACGATGAAGGCGGCCACGTCGCCGTGGCGCAGGGCTGCTTCGAGGGCACCCAGGTCGTTGAACGGCACGGCGATGCAGGCCGGCAGCAATGGACCGAAGCCGTCGCGGAACACCTGTTCGCCGTTCAGCGACAGCGCGCCGAGGGTGAGGCCGTGGAAGCCGTGCTCGCAATACACGATTTTTTCCCGCTTGGTGGTGTAGCGGGCGAACTTGATGGCCGCTTCCACCGCCTCGGCGCCGGAGTTGCAGTAGAACATCCGCGACAGATCGCCGGGGCAGCGCTGTAGGATCTTTTCCGACAGCAGGCCGCTCAGGAGCGATACGTCCATCTGGACCAGATCGGGAAGCTGGGCATCCAGCACGTCCTTGAGCGCCTCGACCACCTTGGGATGGTTGCGGCCCAGGGCGAACACGCCGAAGCCGCTGAGAAGGTCCAGGTACGCCTGGTCCTTGTCATCGTACAAGTAGGGGCCTTGTGCCCGGACGTACACCCGGTCGTACCCGATCGTCTTCAATACCCGGACCATCTGGGTGTTGAGATGTTTCTCGTGCAGATCGAAATTTTCGCCTCTCCGATCCCTCAGCAGGTCGGCAATACGACTCGACATCAACAACCTCTGGTTTCGTAAATGGTCAAATTTCGCATTCTACACTAAGCCCGTCCGGCCTTGACCCGGCGGGCGGCGAAAGCGGGCAGTACCACCAGCGCGCACACCAGCGACAGCATCAGGCCGATCGCCAGCAGTATGCCCATGGACGACATGCCGGGATGCGGGGTGAAGGCGAGGCTGGCGAAGCTGAACACGGTGGTCAGGGCGCCATAGAACACGCCTTTGGCTTCGCTGGAATCCAGCAGGGCGTCATGCTGGGACTTCAGGTAATGCAGCCGGTGCGCCATGTGGATGCCGTTGTCGACGCCGAGGCCGAACAGGAGCGGCAGGGCGATGATGTTGGCGAAATTGAAGGGCACGTGGATGAGCACCGTCGCGGCTGCGGTGAACAGCGAGGCGAGCAGCAAGGGCAGCAGGACCAGCAGCGTATCCTTGATGTTTCTCAGGACCAGGAGCAGCAATAGGGTGATCGCGGCAAGCGCCGTGCCGAAAGCCTGCCCGAATGCGACGATCACGGCGTTCATCGACTCCAGATAGGTCACCGGCAGGTCGGTGACGTCGGGGTCCACCGTCTGCGCCTCCCGGATGAATTCCCGCAGATTGTCCAGGTCGTTGAGGTCGTTTCTGGGGAATATCTGCAGCCGGTAAAGCCCGTTCTTGCTGATCCAGCGCTCACGGATGTCCGCCGGCAGGGAGTCCAGGGTGATCGGTCTCGCTTCGAGACCGGTGTTCAGATTGGCGATGGTTTTCCTCAGGCCGCCCAGAACGCTTTTTTCGAGCGCATCGAGGCGGGGTTGGGCCGCCTCAGGGGGCAGCGCCTGCAAATCCTCGAGGAGTTTTTCAAGGGTGCCGTCGAGTTCAACGATGTCGGGATCCGGGCTTTTTTCGAGCCGCTTGCGGAGCGCGACGTGCAGTTTTTCCAGCGTATGCAGAGTCGGCTTCGCCGCAGCGGCGGCGGGGAAATTCTGCAACTGAGGTCCGAGCACCAGGGCCAGATCGCCGATGGTGGCCAGTTTTTCCTCCTGCCGGTCGGGGACGAAATCGAAGATGCTGCGCACGCTGTCGACGGAGGCCAGCCTCTCGAACCTACGAATCCGGTCGTGCGCGTCCTCCTCGTTGGCCGCGAGCGAAGCCAACGTCATCGGCGAGGTGTCGCGGGATTTCAGCAGATACTTGAAAGTCTTGACCGACTCGGTGGTCGGGTCGCGCAGGTTGATCGGGTTGAAATCGATGACGATCCGGCTCAGCAGGGCGCCGGCCGCGATTCCCAGGATCAGGGTCAGTATCCGGATCGGTCCGGCATAGCGCATCGGCCAGTTGGAAAGCAGCGCCCGAGTCAGGGCGCGCGGTCGGTGCTGGGCGGCCCGGCGGGAGGGCTGGTAGGGCAGGATGTTCATGATCGCCGGCAGCACCGTGAAGGTAGTGGCCAGGGCGATGAACATGCTGGTGCCGGCGATGATGCCCAGTTCGGCAACGCCGGAATAGGCCGTCGGGATGAATGCGTAGAGGCCGATGGCCGCGGTCAGCGTGCACAGGAGCAGCGCCGAGCCTGTCGACGCGAAGGTTTCGCGCAGGGCGGCCCGTTGCGGCATGCCCCGCAGGATGAGTTCCCGGTAACGCAGGCAGAAATGGGACGAATAAGCGTCCCCCATGCCGATGAACAGCACGGTGAAGGAGATCGAGATCAGGTTGAGCTGGCCGATCGCGAAGGTGGCGAAACCCATGGAAAACACCAGGCCCATGCCCAGCGTCAGGAAAGTGGCGAACATCAGCTTGAACGAACGGTAGGCCAGCCATAGCGTGAGGCAGACCAGCACCGCCGATGCCTCGCCGGCGAGGGTGACGCTCTCCTGTACCGTCAGCATTTCCTCGTGTTCCAGGACGACTTCGCCCGTCTTCCGCACCTGGACATCGGACAACGCATCGGTGCGAATCTCGTTGATGGCATCGTCGATGGTGGCTATGGCCCTTGCCGCCGGCATCAGCTCCTCGAAGAAGAGTTTCGGCCGGATGACGATGAAACGCTTGGTGATGCCAAGACCGTCCTTCTCCCCCATGATCAGCTGTTGCCAGGACAGACGGTAGGGACGGTTGTCCACGGCGGCTTGAAACGCTTCATTGAGACGGCGGGTGAATGCGCCCAATTCCACGGGAAGGTCCGATTCCTTGGCATCCAGCGCCTGGACGTAGATGCCGAAGAAGCCGTCGAGGCTGTTGTCCTCGGCCAGCCTTCCGAAGAACGGCTGGGCGGCGGAAAGATCCTGGCTGACCTTTTCCAGGTCTTCCAGGCTCAGGTACAAGAGGCCGTTGCGGGCGAAGAAGTCGCCGCCGTCGGGCACATAGACCGACTCGATCGTCGCCGGTTGCCCGGCCAGCTTCTGCTGCAGCGCGTCGACGGCATCGGAAGCCTGTTCTGGCGTCCGGCCCTCGACCAACAGCACGATGGTGGAGACGTCCTGGGGGAATTCGGTTTCGAACCGGATCCTGTTTTTCTGGAACGGCAGTTCCGTCGAGATCGTGTCCGCCGTGTTGGTGTTCACGGTCAGGTTTTTCATCGTGTATTGCAGCGTCAGGCCGCAGGCGGCGAGCGCGACGAACACGACCAGCCAGGGATGGCTCAGAACCCTGGCTTCCCAGCCGTGCATCAGGCGGATGAGAAAACTTGCCCGGGCTTCCGGCGTGACGGTCTGTTTTCCTTTGGACATTGCTCAAGTCAGAATTTTCCGGGCGCGTGCAGATGGGGCCTCATCGCGCGCAGGGTTGCCGATGCCGCCCTGAAAGCCAGAGCCAGCCGAATCAAGTCGGGAATTTCCGAAGGCCGCCGGGCCAGATGGGCCATGAGCCGCGGAAGCCGGGTATTGCCGTGCGGGTCGAGCGCATCGAGCACGCTGCGGGGAAT from Methylococcus geothermalis encodes:
- a CDS encoding aspartate aminotransferase family protein produces the protein MSSRIADLLRDRRGENFDLHEKHLNTQMVRVLKTIGYDRVYVRAQGPYLYDDKDQAYLDLLSGFGVFALGRNHPKVVEALKDVLDAQLPDLVQMDVSLLSGLLSEKILQRCPGDLSRMFYCNSGAEAVEAAIKFARYTTKREKIVYCEHGFHGLTLGALSLNGEQVFRDGFGPLLPACIAVPFNDLGALEAALRHGDVAAFIVEPIQGKGVNLPDDDYLAEAARLCRKHGTLFVADEIQTGIGRTGKFWAIEHWGVEPDMILMAKALSGGFIPVGAVAMKKPIMEAVFNRMDRAVVHGSTFSKNNMAMAAGIATLDVIDEEGLVENAARIGDRITSGIRAMADRYELLHAVRGKGMMIAVEFGAPRSFSLKAAWSLLETANKGLFSQMITIPLFKTHRILSQVAGHGMNVVKFLPPLVIGQKDADWILQAMDAVIADCHKVPGAIWDLGKNLTSHALKAKAG
- a CDS encoding MMPL family transporter is translated as MSKGKQTVTPEARASFLIRLMHGWEARVLSHPWLVVFVALAACGLTLQYTMKNLTVNTNTADTISTELPFQKNRIRFETEFPQDVSTIVLLVEGRTPEQASDAVDALQQKLAGQPATIESVYVPDGGDFFARNGLLYLSLEDLEKVSQDLSAAQPFFGRLAEDNSLDGFFGIYVQALDAKESDLPVELGAFTRRLNEAFQAAVDNRPYRLSWQQLIMGEKDGLGITKRFIVIRPKLFFEELMPAARAIATIDDAINEIRTDALSDVQVRKTGEVVLEHEEMLTVQESVTLAGEASAVLVCLTLWLAYRSFKLMFATFLTLGMGLVFSMGFATFAIGQLNLISISFTVLFIGMGDAYSSHFCLRYRELILRGMPQRAALRETFASTGSALLLCTLTAAIGLYAFIPTAYSGVAELGIIAGTSMFIALATTFTVLPAIMNILPYQPSRRAAQHRPRALTRALLSNWPMRYAGPIRILTLILGIAAGALLSRIVIDFNPINLRDPTTESVKTFKYLLKSRDTSPMTLASLAANEEDAHDRIRRFERLASVDSVRSIFDFVPDRQEEKLATIGDLALVLGPQLQNFPAAAAAKPTLHTLEKLHVALRKRLEKSPDPDIVELDGTLEKLLEDLQALPPEAAQPRLDALEKSVLGGLRKTIANLNTGLEARPITLDSLPADIRERWISKNGLYRLQIFPRNDLNDLDNLREFIREAQTVDPDVTDLPVTYLESMNAVIVAFGQAFGTALAAITLLLLLVLRNIKDTLLVLLPLLLASLFTAAATVLIHVPFNFANIIALPLLFGLGVDNGIHMAHRLHYLKSQHDALLDSSEAKGVFYGALTTVFSFASLAFTPHPGMSSMGILLAIGLMLSLVCALVVLPAFAARRVKAGRA